Part of the Pseudomonadota bacterium genome is shown below.
GGGCGTGGGCTGGGACGCCGTCTCCTACCAGCTCGTGATCGAGGACAACCCGAGCGAGCAGGAGCTCGACTCGACGATCAATTTCGTCGTGCCGGGCGAGCACGTCGCCGAGGGGCCCGAGTGCGCCTTCCGGCTCCGCGAGAACGGGGGCTACGCGGATCCGAACGGCGGCGAGCCGCAGGCGGTGTGGCCCGCGGAGGGGAGCGCCGAGATCCCGATCGTCGCGCCCGAGGCGCCGGTGGAGGTCGTCGTCGTGCCGATCCGGTACAACGCCGACGGCTCGGGCCGCACGCCGGACACCTCGCCGGGCGCGCTGGCCGCGTTCGCCGCGCGCTTCGAGTCGATGTACCCGACGGGCGCCGTCAGCGTGACCGCCCGGGAGCCGTTCGACTGGGACGGGGCGGTGCTCCCGGGGGGCGACGGGTGGGGCGAGCTGCTCGTCGCGATCACCGAACTCCGGGACTCCGACAGCGCGGCGTTCGAGGAGTACTACTACGGGCTGTTCGAGCCCGCGGACGCGTTCGGCTCGTACTGCAGCGGGGGGTGCGTCCTCGGCCTGAGCTACCTCGCGCCGGACGCGGGGTCGGCGTGGCTGCGCTCCAGCATCGGCATCGGCTTCGGAGGGGACGTCGCGGCGGACACGATGGTGCACGAGGTCGGCCACGCGCACGGCCTCGGGCACGCGCCGTGCGGCACGTCGGACGCCGATCCCGCGTTCCCGCACGCCGACGGCACGACTGGCGTCTTCGGTTACGACGACGAGTCCGGGCAGCTCATGTCGAGCGCGGCGTACGACTTCATGAGCTACTGCGATCCGGACTGGGTGAGCGACTTCCACTACCTCGCCCTGTACGATCGGATCGTCGACGTGAACGAGGCGGCGAAGGGCGCAGAGCCGGGCGACGAGCCGTGGCGCATCGTCCTCGACCGCGGCGACGGCACGGTCGCGCTCGGCCCGGCGATCCTCCTCCCGGCCGCCCCCTCGGGCCCGGCGCGGCGGATCGTCCTCCGCGACGCGTCGAGGGCGGAGCTGCGCTCGGTCGAGGGCCGGTTCCAGCCGTTCGCGGGCGCGGCCGGCGGGATCGTGCTGTTCCCCGCGCCGCCCCCCGGCGCCGCCTTCGTCGAGCTCGAGGGATACGCGCCTCTGCGGCTCTAGGGACCGGGGCGCACCTTCCCCGCGTCGGGCGTGAACAGCTTGCGGCCGCCCTTCTCGAACCCGGCGATCAGCTTCTGCCCGGCGGCGCCGACGATGTAGTCGGCGAAGGCCCGCGCGCCCTCGGCGTTGACGCCCTCGGCCCGGACCTCGATGACGTGGTACGGGTTCGCGAGCAGCGGATCGCCCTCCACCGCGACCGCGAGGTCGACGTTCTGCATCGAGTAGAAGGTGCCCGAGTCGGTGAGCGTGTACCCCCGCTTCTCGTTCGCGATGGTGAGCGTCGCGCCCATGCCCTGCCCCGCCTCGACGTACCAGCCGCCCTCGGGCGTGACCCCCGCCGCCTTCCAGAGCGCCATCTCCTTCTTGTGCGTGCCGGAGTCGTCGCCCCGCGAGACGAACACGGTCTTGCCCTCGGCGATCTTCTTCAGCGCCTCGGCCGCGGACGCGGCCTTCGCGCCCAGGGGGCCGTCGGGCGGCCCGACGAGGAGGAACTCGTTGTGCATGACCGCGAGGCGGCGCGCGCCGAACCCCTCGGCCATCAGCTTCTCCTCGGCCGCCGGCGCGTGGACGAGCAGCACGTCGGCCGCGCCCCTGCGCCCCATCGCGAGCGCCTCGCCCGTGCCGACCGCGACCGTCTTCACCTCGAAGCCGCTCTCCTTCTCGAACGCCGGGACGAGCGCGTCGAGCAGCCCCGTGTCGACGGTGCTCGTCGTGGTCGCGAGGATGACGGGGCGCTTCTCGGCGGGCGGCGCCTTCTCCTCCCCCTTGCAGGCCCCGTACGTCGCGGCGAGCACGAGGAGCGCGGCGGCGGCGGAGCGGACGGCGGCGGTTGCACGGATCTTCTTCGACATGTTCTCACCTCGTGTCCCGGATTTGACACGGCGTTCGGGTTTCTGGTAGTGACGCTGTGTCTCTCCGAGCATATCGTCTCGGAGGGAAGTATCATGCACGGACGGCGCCCCGCAACCGCGGTTTTCGCCGTCCGACAATCGAGGAGGGAAAGATGCGTATGACGTCCTGGATGGTTGCGGTTCTGTTCACGGCGCTCGGCGCCTTCGGCTGCGGCGACGACGACGGCGGCGGCAGCGCCGACACCGACACCGACACAGACACCGACACCGACACCGACACAGACACCGACACAGACACCGACACAGATTCCGACACCGACACCGACACCGATTCCGATTCCGACACCGATTCCGACGCGGACGGCGGCACCGCGGCTTCGCTCGACGTCGTCGTCGGCGACGCCGGCCCGGTCGAGGTCGACCTCGGCGACCTCACGACCACCTCGATCACCACGGAAGAAGACGGCGACTTCGACGTCGTCCTCCTGTCGGACATCCTGGCCGAGGCCGGGATCGCCTCCGGCGACCTCGCCGACTACACCCTGGACTTCGAGGCGGGCGACGGCTGGAGCCCCGAGGAGAGCGGGAACTGCACGGACATCGTGCCGATGGGAGCGGAGGACGCGGATCAGGGCGGCGTGGAGCCCGTGAGCCGCAACCTGCACTGGGACGGCACGCTCGCTCTCCCGGGCTGCATGAACGTCGACGACCTCGCGGTCATCTACGCGCACGCCCTGTAGAGCACGCGCCCGAACGCCAGCCGAAACCTAGAGCTTCACGACCTCGATGCGGGCGACCGACCTGAGCCACCTGTCCGCGGCGTGATCCCCGGGCAGCACGAGGTGGAACCTGCCGCCGTCGTCGATGGCGGTCCCGCTCTCCTGATCCGCGAGGAGGATAGGCGACGCGGCCGGCGCGTCGAAGATCTCCGCGGAGGAGAGCAGCACGCGGTAGCCGTCCGGCGCGGTGAGGAGGAGCGCGGTCGCCGGATCCGGCTCGACGCCCGCCTTCGCGAGCAGCTCCGACAGGGCGACCCCGGCGTAGCGCCGCGTCCCGTGGTAGCCGATCCCGTCGCCCGCCAGGATCGCCCGCACCTCGACGCGCGCGTACCCGTCGAGGCTCGTGAGCACGATCTCCTCCTTGCCGGGCACGGTGATCGCCGTCGACTCCGCCCAGAGCTTCTGGTGCCCCTCGCGCTTCACGGGGCGATCCGTCGCCGGGACGGGCTTCGGATCGACCACCTCGATCTTCGAGATCCCCTCGATGAACCTGTCGCCCCAGAAGTCGCGGGGGGCGACGAGCTTGGGGAAGACCGGCGTCCGCATGAGGACGTCGAGGCGCTCCCGGTACTCGTCGGGCCCGTGGCACCGCTCGCAGGGCTTGTGCGGCATCACCGGCTTCGACTCGAACGCGACGAGCGTCTCGGACGCGTTGCGGTAGTACACCTCGCCCCAGGAGACGACCGCGCGCTTCCCGGACGCGCCGATCAGGACGAACGCGAGATCCAGCGGTTTGTCGAACCCCGACGGGCCCTTGTCGATGACCGCCCGGTCGAGGAGCGTGCGCAAGGGGACGCCGCGCACGGTGTACGAGCCGTGGAACTCGCCGTCCCTGTGCACCTCGTTCGCGCGCGCCGAGATCGGCTCGAGGCGCCGCAGCTCGTCCGTCGTGAACGCCATCGGCGTCCGGACGAGCCCCTCGACCTTCAGCGCGACCGCATCCTCGGCCGTCGGTGTGGCGTGCGCCTCTTCTCCCGCGCCGGCCGCGGGCACGCCCGGGGGACAGCCGCCGCTCGCGCCGCAAGCGGTGACGGAAACGCAGAGGAGGATCAGGCTCGGGATGTTCTTCATGTGCACCTCGATTCTCGGCACAAGCGCCGCTGCACGAGTTATGCCCAATAAGACATAGCGGTCAAGACGGCGCGCGCTCGAATCAGAGGAGGCCGGAGATCGGCGGTCTTGGCGGGTCGTCCCCGCCGGCGTTCGGCGGAGGGAGGGGCGGAAGCTCTCCCTGGCGGCGCAGGCGCCCGGCCGAGGCGATGAACGCGACGAGCACCGAGAGCCCGACCGCGAGGCCGATGCCCGTCCCCAGGGTGTGGTCCAGCCCCAGGCAGCCGTTCTTGCGGCTCTCCACCAGGATGTACGTCACCGTCATGACCGTCATGAAGGACGCCGGCAAGGCCGCGATCCACCACAGGCGGCCCCGCCGCGCGAGGTACACGGCGCAGGCCCACAGGGTGACCGCCGCGAGCGTCTGGTTGGCCCACCCGAAGTAGCGCCAGATCAGGCCGAAGGGGACGAAGCTCAGCACGAGCGAGATCGCGAACATCGGCAGGGCGATCTTGTAGCGGTTCGCGATCCTGCGCTGCGGCAGCTTCAGGTAGTCCGCCGCGATCAGGCGGCCGGCGCGGAACGCGGTGTCCCCGGAGGTGATCGGCAGCACGATCACGCCGAGCACGGCCAGCACGCCGCCCACCACGCCCATCGTGCCGACGCACACCTCGTTGACCACCAGCGCGGGGTTGCGCCCGGGACCGAGCGCCTCGACGAGGCCGTCCACGCCGCCGTAGTACCCCGACGCGGCGGCCGACCAGACGAGCGCGATCAGCGCCTCGGTGATCATCGCGCCGTAGAAGACCAGGTGCATGCGCCGCTCGCTCTTCAGGCAGCGGGCCATGAGCGGGCTCTGCGTGGCGTGGAACCCGGAGATGGCGCCGCAGCTCACGGTGATGAAGATGATCGGCCAGGTGGCGACGCCGTCCGGGTGGAGGTTCGCGAGCGTGAGCTCGGGCAGCTGGATCCTCCCGAAAACGATCCCGCCCAGCAGGCCGACCACCATCACGAGGAGGCAGGCCCCGAGGAACGGGTAGACCCGCCCGATCAGCTTGTCGATCGGCAGCATCGTGGCGAAGACGTAGTACGTGAAGATGAAACCCATCACGATCCACATCCACAAGGAGCTCCCCTGGTACTGCGCCCCGAGCGCCTCGACCGCGCCCGGCCCGAGCCAGCCGCCGACGGTCTCGGCCGGGAGGATCTGCACGATCAGCCCGGCCGGGCCCTTCACGAACACCGTGCCCACGAGCACCATCAGGACGAGGATGAACAGCGTGGTCGCGTGGCGGGCCAAGGGCCCGAGGTGGCGGCCGATGATCTCCGGCAGGCCCGCGCCGTTGTTGCGCACCGAGACCGCGCCCGCGAGCATGTCGTGGACCGCGCCGCCCAGGATCGAGCCGAGAACGACCCACAGGAAGACCTGCGGCCCCCACATCGCCCCGAGGATCGGGCCGAACACCGGCCCCAGCCCCGCGATGTTGAGCAGCTGGATGAGGAACACGCGCCAGGTCGGCATCGCCACGTAGTCGACGCCGTCGGCGCAGGCGATGGCCGGGGTGGGGCGGCCGGGGTCCGGGGCGACGGATCTGGCGACGAGGCCGCCGTAGAAGAAGTACCCCGCGACGAGCAAGATCAATCCGGCGACGAAAAGGGTCATGGGCGCTCCTCGACTCGCGCGATGCGACGACAGGCTAGCACTCTCCGAAGCCGGCTGCCAAGTCGCCCGGAGTCGCCCGGAGAGGCCGCGCCGTCTGTTTGTGACCGGCTGCGGAAGCTGTTATGCTCGAACGCAGGCGGTGGGCGAACGCCACGCCGTGGTCCGAGGCGGACCGAGGAGAGGTAGAGTTTGGACGCGAAGGAATTGGCCCTCAAGATCGCCAGCGCAGCCCTCGACAAGCAAGCCATCACCATCGAGATCATCGACGTCGGGACCAAGGTCGACTACGCGAGCTACGTCGTGATCTGCTCCGGCCGCTCGGAGCGGCAGGTCGACGCGATCGCGACGGCGGTGGAGATCGCGCTCAAGCAGCTGAAGGTCTACCCGCTCGGGGTCGAGGGCCGCGAGGCGAACCAGTGGGTGCTCATGGACTACGGCGACGTCGTGTTCCACGTCTTCGAGGATCACACGCGCGGGTTCTACGACCTCGAGGGGCTGTGGATCGACGCGGCCCGCGTGCCGCTGCGGGCCGCCTCGGGCGCCTGAGCCCCGACCCCAAGTGCGGCTCAAGCTCGTCAGCGTCGGCAGGGAGCGCTCCGATCCGGCGGCGCCGCTCGTCGCCGAGTACGCGGCGCGGATCCGGAAGCTCGTCCCGTTCGAGGAGACCGTCCTCAAGATCGACTCCGACGCGCGCGTCGCCGAGCGGATGCGGCGCGAGGCTTCGAGGAGCGATCTCCTCGTGGCGCTCGACGAGCGCGGCGAGCAGCTCTCGTCGCGCGAGCTCGCGGCTCTCGTCGGCGGCTGGATGAACCGCGGGCTCTCCGAGGTGACGCTCGTCATCGGCGGCCCGGACGGCCTGCCGCCCGAGATCAAGGAGGCCGCGGGGCTGCGGCTCGGCCTCTCGAAGATGACGCTCCCGCACAGGCTCGCGCGCCTCGTGCTCGTCGAGCAGCTGTACAGGGCGCTGGCGATCCTGCGCAACGTGCCGTATCAGAAGTGACGCCTTGTCGATGCGGCGAGTGTCAAAAATTGGCAATGATTGACAGACCCTGTTCGCCTCGCCATATTTGAGAAGGGAAACAACTCGAAGAGGGAGAGAACCATGACGCTCAACGTCTCGCTCACGCCGCAACAGGAGGCGCGAATCCGCGACAGGATCAGCTCCGGAGAGTACGTATCCGCGAGCGAGGTGGTCCGCGCCGCGCTGCGGCTGCTCGATCAACAGGAAGAGTTGCGGAAGATGAAGCTCGAAGAGCTGCGAAAAGAGGTGATGCTCGGCGTCGCGCAGGCCGAGGCGGGAGAGGTCGAGACGCTCGACGCCGCGGCGATCGGCACGGTGAAGCGCCGGGGCCGCGAGCGGCTCGCTTCCTCGCAGAGAAAATCGAAATGACGAGCCTGGTTCTCACGCGACAAGCCAGGGCGGACCTGGACGAGATCTGGCTCTATGTAGCGCAAGACAGCCTCGAAGCCGCCGATCGCCTCGTCGACACGATCTTCGAGAAGTGCGGGCTCATCGCCGACTCTCCGCAGATCGGGAGGGAGCGGCCCGAGATAGCGGCCAGGGTTCGCAGCTTCCCGGTGAGGAGCTACCTGATCTTCTACCACGAGAAGGACGGGAGCGTGTTCGTGGACCGCGTGTTGAGCGGCTACCGTGATCTGCTCGCGGCGTTCGACGAATAGGTCTGAGAAAGTGTGCGGGCAGCTGTACAGGGCGCTGGCGATCCTGCGCAACGTGCCGTATCAGAAGTGACGCTTTTTCGATCTCGCCGTCGAGAACAAGCGTTCCACACTCGCCACGTCCGTTTGTGGTACCATCGGCACTCGAGAAGTGGCCCGCCGCGAAAGGAGCCGTCGCATGTCGCACGACGTCGCGTCGACGAATCGGGGTCGAACCGTCCGCTTCGTGTCCGCCATCGCGATCGTCGGAGCGCTCCTCTTGCCGGTCCTCGCCTCTGCGACACCGCCCACGCCGCTGAACGTCATGTTCGTGGCGAACGGCTGGTGCTCCCAAGAGGACGATATCGAAAACCACTTTCTCGATCTCGGCTACAACATCACACTGATCAAGGACTACAAGGTTAAGAGTTCGACGAGCTTCGCCGCGTACGACCTGATCGTGCTCACCGAGTCCGCGCCGCTCATGTCGGCCGCGGGTCTCAACGCGATCAAGGCGTCGGGGAAGCCGGTGCTGGTCGTGGAGTCGTGGACGTTTCTGTACGCATACCGGCTCGGGCTGACAACGTCGCCGATCGCCCGTCTCTCGGACGGGGACACGGTCACATCGTTGGTGGACGGGTTCACGGCGTTCACGAGCCGGGTCGGTGCCGAGGCGCTCGTGCACCAGACGCCCGCCCCGGTCTTCGGCGTCAACCCAACGCATGTGAAGTCCAACGTCACGCCGCTGTACCAGACCACCGGCTGCATGTCCGGGGTGGCGCTGTTCGCGGACTACACGAAGAAGATCGGGGTGACCGGCATCTCTGACACGGGGAGCTACACGATCGACGCGTGGAAGATGTTCGACATCCTGGTGCAGCAGATCGTGCCGACGCCGCCGGAGCGCGAGAAGATGGAAGAAGTGGCTCAGGCGTACGTGGACTCGGGGTTGTACTCATTCCTCGCGCAGGTCGAGTCGGACCTCCGGCAGCAGCCGGGCTCTTGGACGTTCGAGCAGGCCGAGGAAGAGGCTTGGCTGCTAACCACCGAGTGGCGGCTCGATGAATTGTGGGACAACACGCGGTCGAAGCTCAGCTGGACCTTCTACAACGCCGATGTGCCGCCGGAAGACTCCGTGGGGCCGTTTACGAGTTCGTACAACCATCCCCTTCGACCGAGTGCAACCTGTAAGAATTGTTTTCCGAATGACCCGTTGTATGACAATGCTGAAGCGGAGCACTGGTTTCTAGGGGAGTACTGGGATCCTGCGACAGAACTTCCTGTCCACAACGCCTACAACTGGTCTCAATATCATAGTGGCACAGATCTTGGTCTTGGAATGAGTGTGGCGATTAACGGGAAACAATACTACTACATGGGGGACACATTGAACTCCGCGTCGGGTCCAATGTGGTCCCGGAACGACTGCAAAATTGATTCACCCGCCCGTTGCGACGACATGATTGTCGTTTCCACTGACAACGACCCGACCGATGGCATCGATGTGTCACCCATTCTAGAGAGCCAGGAGGGCCTGGCCGGAGACTGGCGCTGGCGACCTATCGTGATCCCCGGCGTGCACACTGAGTTCTCACCGCAACTCCAGGATCTAGACGAGCCTTATTGGACCGATTGGCACGTTGAGCCGAAGTTCACCGCACCTACCGGTGTGGTGACGACTTGGATACCAATGAAAGTCGTTCTCAACGTTCCGTACAATCCAATAACAGTTACTCTGTATTTCCGAGGCGTCGTTCTTTGGTACGGAACCGCGATCAACCCGAGCGCTCACCCAAACGAGATTGTAGCGTTTGACGACGAGAATCCGACGCGTCGCCCGGCATCTTGGGTGGGGTGTTCGTACGACGGCTTCACCTTTCATGCATGCTACACCGACTTGGCAGGAGATGCCGTTCCGTTCTCCGTAGATGTTGCGCCTCCTCCAGCCGTGCCCCCTCCGTGGGAACCTACTGGCCAATACTCCTATCTCCCGGGAGAGCCGGCACGGTTCATCCAGGTCGCGGCGGTCGAGTTGACGGAAGAGGATTTCGATTCGACGTGTTCGGTAAATTCTTCGAGCGTGCTGTGCGGACTGTACGACGCGGGGCAAACGACGTCCCGCGGCGGTCTATTACTTTACGGCTCTGGACGACCGTATCGTAAGAGTGGTCTGTTCCTTGCGTTCATCAAGTGGAACGAGATTGGGCAGGTCGATCCGTACACAGGCAAGCCCATCGTAAGCTACTATTGGGCCGACCCGGAAGGGACAGATAGCGGGTGGTCTCCTGATGAGCAAGACGCAACGTCATTGATGGGCGATCCGCCGTGCGACAACTGGTTGCAGCCGAACTACGACTACACGGCACCGGACGCGAATCCGAATGGTGGATGCTGGCCGGCATTGCAGGATTGGAATACTCAGGCCGTGTTCGGCGAGATCTCGGCTCGCCTAGTCCGCTCCTCGGTCGAGAGCGTAGAATCCAAGATAGTGCTTCTCGGAAACGGATGGTGGGATCCCGACACTGACCCAAGCTACGTGGACAATCGCCTCCATTGGTACTTCGCCTGGAAGGCGCCGCTCTCCAACCCGGGAGATGGCGATTTTGCGGGCCTGACGCCTACCACGACGAAGACGGCTGGGTACGGCGCGTACATCATAGACGCGTTCAGCGATAGTCAGTACACGGGGAGTGACCCTGTATTGTGGCATACTATTTCAGTCTCGGACGGGACGTTGGACACTCCTTACGGTGTCTACACAGGCAGCGAGACGATCCCATGGCCGTGAGAAAGCAGACGTCCCTTTTCCTATACGTGTTGGGACTCGCCCTCATCTCCTGCAGCGACGGTGAAACGGCGCCAGACGGCGGCGCCGACGGTGGGACGGATAGCGCAACGGATACGGACACCGACACCGACACGGATGGGGATTCGGACGCAGACGCGGGAGAGGACGGCGGGACGAGCCACGAGGCTGTCGACGTCTCTGCCGGAAACGTCCACACCTGCGCCGTGATCGAAGGCGGCGACGTCAAGTGTTGGGGTTTCAAACAGTACGGTGCGTTGGGCTACGGTTACGACCTCGATGCCCTTCCCGGCGCGGACACCTCGTTGCCATCGACGTTGCCGTTCGTTGACGTGGGTGCCCCGGTGGAGCGCATCGTGGCGTCGGGCAAATTCACGTGCGCTCTGCTCGAAAGCCATGACATGCTCTGTTGGGGTACGAACGACTTCGGGCAGCTCGGACAGGCGGCGGTGGACACGATCGGAGTCATCGACGTACCCGCGGACTACGATCCCATCGCGCTGGACGGCCCCGTCGCGCAGGTGTCGGCCGGCGCCGCGCACGCGTGTGCTCTGTTGGAGAGTGGCGTTCTCAAGTGCTGGGGGAACAATAGCGACGGACAGCTGGGGGACGGGAACGGGGGCACCGGCCATCAGTCGTACACGCCGGTAGTGGCGCAGGTCGGGGGATCGGTCGTCCAGGTGTCCGCGGGTTCCTATCACACCTGCGCCGTGCTGGAGGGCGGCAACATCCTTTGCTGGGGAAACAGCGGTGCCGGCGAGCTCGGCTACGGCAACATCGAGAACGTCGGCGATGACGAGTTGCCATCCGACGTCGGCCCAGTGGACCTCGGCGGCTCGGCGGTGCAGGTCTCGTGCGGAACTTACCACACCTGCGCCCTGCTCGAATCCGGCGACGTCGTGTGTTGGGGCCTCGGGGAGTACGGGATGCTCGGCAATGGGAACACGGAAACGATCGGCGACAATGAAGTGCCCGCCGATGTCGGCCCCGTGGACGTCGGTGCGCCAGTACAGCAGATCACGCTCGGGGCGCACCATACCTGTGCTCTTCTTGTAGGCGGCGATGTGAAGTGCTGGGGACAGGGGGTTGGTGGTCAGCTCGGGTATGGCAATCCCGAGAACGTCGGCGACGACGAGGTGCCCGCCGACGTCGGTTTCGTCGACATCGGCGCGCAGGTCGTGGCGATCGACTCGGGACAGGGCGACACGTGCGTGCTGACGACAACCGGCACCATCCGGTGTTGGGGGGTAGACGACACGGGCGAGCTCGGCTACGGGGACCTCGGTTCTGGCGTCGTGTATATAGGCGACGACGAGACCCCGGCGAGCATGGGCGACGTACCGCTGTTTTAGTCGGTTCTGATCATCTGCATGGAATCATCAGTTACAGGCCCGAGAGGAGAGGGAATGAGCGGATCGAATCGAAAACCGGTGATGCTCGTGGTGATGGACGGCTGGGGGCTGGCGAAGCCGTCGGCGCACAACGCGATAACCCTCGCGCGGACGCCGGTGTTCGACGCGCTCTGGAAGGAGCGGCCGCATTCGCAGCTCGCCGCCCACGGCCGCGCCGTCGGCCTCCCGGACGGGCAGATGGGCAACTCCGAGGTCGGGCACTTGAACCTCGGCGCGGGCCGGATCGTGCCGCAGGACATCGTGCGGATCGACGACGCGGTCGCCGACGGCTCGTTCGCCGCGAACCCGGCGTTCAACGAGGCGATCGCGAAGATCCGGGCCGCGGGCGGCAAGGCGCACCTCATGGGGCTCTGCTCGCCGGGCGGCGTCCACAGCTCGCTCGAGCACCTGTACGCGCTCGTCGACCTGCTCGCGGGCGCCGGCCTCGAGGTGCGGCTCCACGCGATCACCGACGGCCGCGACACGCCGCCCTCCTCGGCGCGCGGCTACCTGAAGGAGATCGAGGCGCGGATCCGGGGCAAGGCGGAGGTCGCGGTCGTCGTCGGCCGCTTCTGGACCATGGACCGCGACAAGCGGTGGGAGCGCGTCGAGCGCGGCTACCTCGCGCACGTCCAGGGGCGGGGCGCGCTCCACGCGAGCGCGGACGAGGCGATCGCGGCGGCGTACGCGGCGGGCCAGACCGACGAGTTCGTCGAGCCGCGCGTGATCTGCGGCGCCGACGGCGCGCCCAAGGGCCGCATCGGGGACGGCGACGGCGTCTTCTTCTTCAACTTCCGCGCCGACCGGGCGCGCGAGATCACGCGGGCGCTCAACTTCGAGGGGTTCGACGGCTTCGCGCGCGAGGTCGTGCCGCGGCTCTCCGCGTACGTCTGCATGACCGAGTACGACGAGAGCTTCGGGCTGCCGATCGCGTTCGGGCAGCTCTCGATGCGGAACATCCTCGGCGAGCTGCTCGCCGCGCGCGGGCTCGGGCAGTTCCGGTGCGCCGAGACGGAGAAGTACGCGCACGTCACGTTCTTCTTCAACGGCGGGTCCGAGGCGCCGTTCCCGGGCGAGGAGCGGGCGCTCGTGCCGTCGCCGAAGGAGGTGGCGACGTACGACCTGAAGCCGCAGATGAGCGCGGCGCAGGTGACCGAGAAAGTGCTCGCGCGGCTCGCCGCGGCGGACGACGCCTTCGTCCTCGTCAACTACGCGAACCCGGACATGGTGGGCCACACGGGCGTCCTCGCGGCCGCGATCGTCGCCGCCGAGACCGTGGACCGGGAGGTCGGCAGGCTGTGCGAGGCGGTGCGCGCCAAGGGCGGCGCCTTGATCATCACGGCGGATCACGGCAACTGCGAGCAGATGCTCGACGAGGCGACAGGCGAGCCGCACACCGCGCACACCCTGAACCCGGTGCCGGTGGTCCTCGTGGACGACGCGCGGCCGGGCGTCGCCCTCCGGGACGGCGGCTCGCTGCGGGACGTCGCGCCCACGGTGCTCGAGCTGCTCGGCGTCGAGCGGCCGGCCGAGATGACCGGCCTCTCGCTCGTCTCGAGGTAGGCGGGATGACGTACAACTTCGATCCCGAGCGCTGGTTCGCGATGGAGGAGGCGGCGATCGAAACGCGCCGCCGCTCAGGCGAGCTCGACGAGGCGGCGTACGCCGCGGCGATGGACGACCTCGTCCGCCGCTACGAGGAGCTGATCGCCCGCCTCGACATCCGGTACGACTACAGCGAGCCGGGCGCGTGAAGCTCGAGATGCTTTCTCAGAAGGGGAAGATCGGGACGGCGCTCGCGGCGCCGGTCGTCGTGGCCCTCGCGGCGATCGCGGTGGTCGCGCCGTCGCTCGACGGCGGCTTCCTGAACTGGGACGACGACCGCTTCGTCGTGGAAAACGATCACGTCGAAAGGCTTTCCGCCGAGAACGTCGCGTGGGCGTTCTCGGGCGTCCGGTTCGAGCTGTACCAGCCGCTCTACCTCGTCTCGTTCATGGTCGACGGCTCGCTCTGGGGCGGCCGGCCGCTCGGCTACAGGCTGCACAACCTCGCCCTGTTCGCGGCGTGCGCGCTCCTCCTCTACGCGCTGCTCAGGCGGTTCGGCTTCGCGCGCCTCCCCGCCGCGATGGGCGCGCTCCTCTTCACCGTGGCGCCGTACAGGATCGAGTCGGTCGCGTGGATCTCGTCGCGCAAGGATCTCCTCATGCTGCTCTTCGCGCTCGTCGCGTGGCACCTGCACTCCGTCGAGGGCGCCTCCCGGCGCAAGGCGATCGCGTGGCGGGCGCTCGCGGCGCTCGCCTTCTGCGCCGCGCTCCTCGCGAAGTCCGGCGCGGTCGTCGTGCCCTTCATGATGCTCGTGGCGGACCTCCTCGTCCTGCGGCGGGGCGTGCGGCGCTCGCTCCTCGGCGCCCTGCCCTACGCGATCCCGGCCGCGCTCGCGGCGATCGC
Proteins encoded:
- a CDS encoding M66 family metalloprotease; this translates as MRRHFDRRRLLLFLLAPWAVVAACGAPATAREPDSGEDTSTDDTDDTGADTASGPGTLATGVRIDRIQLCQTVCTDLMADLGEVEPAIPIVPGKPALIRIYHHLLVGWDYRSTWAQFEYDAPGVGWDAVSYQLVIEDNPSEQELDSTINFVVPGEHVAEGPECAFRLRENGGYADPNGGEPQAVWPAEGSAEIPIVAPEAPVEVVVVPIRYNADGSGRTPDTSPGALAAFAARFESMYPTGAVSVTAREPFDWDGAVLPGGDGWGELLVAITELRDSDSAAFEEYYYGLFEPADAFGSYCSGGCVLGLSYLAPDAGSAWLRSSIGIGFGGDVAADTMVHEVGHAHGLGHAPCGTSDADPAFPHADGTTGVFGYDDESGQLMSSAAYDFMSYCDPDWVSDFHYLALYDRIVDVNEAAKGAEPGDEPWRIVLDRGDGTVALGPAILLPAAPSGPARRIVLRDASRAELRSVEGRFQPFAGAAGGIVLFPAPPPGAAFVELEGYAPLRL
- a CDS encoding substrate-binding domain-containing protein, coding for MSKKIRATAAVRSAAAALLVLAATYGACKGEEKAPPAEKRPVILATTTSTVDTGLLDALVPAFEKESGFEVKTVAVGTGEALAMGRRGAADVLLVHAPAAEEKLMAEGFGARRLAVMHNEFLLVGPPDGPLGAKAASAAEALKKIAEGKTVFVSRGDDSGTHKKEMALWKAAGVTPEGGWYVEAGQGMGATLTIANEKRGYTLTDSGTFYSMQNVDLAVAVEGDPLLANPYHVIEVRAEGVNAEGARAFADYIVGAAGQKLIAGFEKGGRKLFTPDAGKVRPGP
- a CDS encoding carbon starvation protein A → MTLFVAGLILLVAGYFFYGGLVARSVAPDPGRPTPAIACADGVDYVAMPTWRVFLIQLLNIAGLGPVFGPILGAMWGPQVFLWVVLGSILGGAVHDMLAGAVSVRNNGAGLPEIIGRHLGPLARHATTLFILVLMVLVGTVFVKGPAGLIVQILPAETVGGWLGPGAVEALGAQYQGSSLWMWIVMGFIFTYYVFATMLPIDKLIGRVYPFLGACLLVMVVGLLGGIVFGRIQLPELTLANLHPDGVATWPIIFITVSCGAISGFHATQSPLMARCLKSERRMHLVFYGAMITEALIALVWSAAASGYYGGVDGLVEALGPGRNPALVVNEVCVGTMGVVGGVLAVLGVIVLPITSGDTAFRAGRLIAADYLKLPQRRIANRYKIALPMFAISLVLSFVPFGLIWRYFGWANQTLAAVTLWACAVYLARRGRLWWIAALPASFMTVMTVTYILVESRKNGCLGLDHTLGTGIGLAVGLSVLVAFIASAGRLRRQGELPPLPPPNAGGDDPPRPPISGLL
- the rsfS gene encoding ribosome silencing factor, whose product is MDAKELALKIASAALDKQAITIEIIDVGTKVDYASYVVICSGRSERQVDAIATAVEIALKQLKVYPLGVEGREANQWVLMDYGDVVFHVFEDHTRGFYDLEGLWIDAARVPLRAASGA
- a CDS encoding 23S rRNA (pseudouridine(1915)-N(3))-methyltransferase RlmH, with the protein product MRLKLVSVGRERSDPAAPLVAEYAARIRKLVPFEETVLKIDSDARVAERMRREASRSDLLVALDERGEQLSSRELAALVGGWMNRGLSEVTLVIGGPDGLPPEIKEAAGLRLGLSKMTLPHRLARLVLVEQLYRALAILRNVPYQK
- a CDS encoding type II toxin-antitoxin system ParD family antitoxin produces the protein MTLNVSLTPQQEARIRDRISSGEYVSASEVVRAALRLLDQQEELRKMKLEELRKEVMLGVAQAEAGEVETLDAAAIGTVKRRGRERLASSQRKSK
- a CDS encoding type II toxin-antitoxin system RelE/ParE family toxin produces the protein MTSLVLTRQARADLDEIWLYVAQDSLEAADRLVDTIFEKCGLIADSPQIGRERPEIAARVRSFPVRSYLIFYHEKDGSVFVDRVLSGYRDLLAAFDE